A section of the Planctomycetia bacterium genome encodes:
- the msrA gene encoding peptide-methionine (S)-S-oxide reductase MsrA translates to MSEEPAAKPVQEAKSAENLSLATFGSGCFWCTEAVFQQLEGVQTVTSGYSGGEVDEPTYEAVCAGTTGHAEVVQIGFDPEVITFKELLEVFWKSHDPTTKNRQGNDVGTQYRSSIFYHDDEQKQLAEEYKKKLDESGAFRAPIVTEITEFKKFYSAEEYHLNYFNLNPRQGYCAFVIKPKVDKVREVFADKIKKDSE, encoded by the coding sequence ATGAGCGAGGAACCGGCCGCGAAACCCGTCCAAGAGGCAAAGTCCGCCGAGAACCTGTCGCTGGCGACGTTCGGTTCCGGCTGTTTCTGGTGTACGGAAGCGGTCTTCCAGCAGTTGGAAGGCGTGCAGACCGTGACGTCCGGTTATAGCGGCGGCGAGGTCGACGAGCCGACTTACGAAGCGGTCTGTGCAGGCACGACCGGTCACGCCGAAGTGGTGCAAATCGGCTTCGATCCGGAAGTGATTACGTTCAAGGAGTTGCTGGAAGTGTTCTGGAAGTCGCACGATCCGACGACCAAAAACCGCCAAGGCAACGACGTCGGCACGCAATACCGCTCGTCGATCTTCTATCACGATGACGAACAGAAGCAACTCGCCGAAGAATACAAGAAGAAGCTAGACGAATCCGGCGCCTTCCGCGCGCCGATCGTCACCGAGATCACCGAGTTCAAGAAGTTCTATTCGGCCGAGGAATACCACCTCAACTACTTCAATCTCAACCCCCGGCAGGGCTACTGCGCGTTCGTAATCAAGCCGAA
- a CDS encoding beta-RFAP synthase, giving the protein MPSEQTIAATQVEVTAHSRLHFGLFSFGPREGRSQFGGVGAMIDRPRLQLRLALADDWSASGPNSDRALAFAQEAVAGLQLADDLRCRITVLEAPAAHVGLGSGTQLALAVANGLCRLVRRPITRLEELATVMGRARRSSVGMHGFFRGGMIVDAGKRPQDVVSPLLARIDLPAPWRFVLLFSPNEQGLFGDAEEQAFAELPPVDAPTATGLRHLALEELMASAANMRYAEFGEALYRYGRQAGLCYAAQQGGPYASPRLERLVEAVRELGAPGVTQSSWGPTLCVAMSSQTAAEEFVRRFEALPEAHGMSTLITAAANQGARVSVLSDSSM; this is encoded by the coding sequence TTGCCGTCCGAACAAACCATCGCTGCGACCCAGGTCGAGGTGACGGCCCATAGCCGGCTGCATTTTGGATTGTTCTCGTTCGGACCGCGCGAAGGCCGCTCGCAGTTTGGCGGCGTCGGAGCGATGATCGATCGGCCGCGGCTGCAACTACGGCTGGCTTTGGCCGACGACTGGTCCGCCTCGGGACCGAACAGCGACCGCGCGCTCGCCTTCGCCCAGGAGGCCGTCGCAGGCCTGCAACTGGCGGACGATTTGCGTTGCCGCATCACGGTGCTCGAAGCGCCGGCCGCGCACGTCGGGCTGGGTTCCGGCACGCAACTCGCCTTGGCCGTCGCGAACGGGCTCTGCCGCCTAGTACGTCGACCGATCACGCGACTCGAAGAGTTGGCCACGGTGATGGGACGCGCGCGCCGCTCGTCCGTCGGCATGCACGGGTTCTTCCGCGGCGGGATGATCGTCGACGCCGGCAAGCGCCCGCAAGACGTGGTGTCGCCGCTGTTGGCGCGAATCGACCTGCCGGCGCCGTGGCGATTCGTGCTCCTGTTCTCGCCCAACGAACAGGGCTTGTTCGGCGACGCGGAAGAACAAGCCTTCGCCGAGTTGCCCCCGGTCGATGCGCCCACGGCGACAGGCCTGCGCCACCTGGCCCTCGAAGAACTCATGGCCTCCGCGGCGAACATGCGTTACGCCGAGTTCGGCGAAGCCCTCTACCGCTACGGCCGGCAAGCGGGACTTTGCTACGCGGCCCAACAAGGCGGGCCGTACGCTTCGCCGCGTTTGGAACGCTTGGTCGAAGCCGTGCGAGAACTCGGCGCGCCAGGCGTTACGCAAAGCTCCTGGGGGCCAACACTCTGTGTGGCCATGTCGAGCCAGACGGCCGCGGAGGAGTTCGTGCGGAGATTCGAGGCGCTGCCCGAGGCGCACGGCATGAGCACCTTAATCACGGCCGCAGCCAATCAAGGGGCGCGGGTAAGCGTGTTGTCCGACAGTTCGATGTGA
- a CDS encoding methyltransferase domain-containing protein, translating to MNLHFVQAAWNSAIRCACAAVLLALVATNAARAQDAAVEELPPALTHYQGREIAQTMHYLGADWLTRESRQREEDCDRMLAALKLQPGQNVCDLGCGNGFYTLPMAALVGEMGRVFAVDIQQEMLHLLDERAKDAGHANIEPVLGSPIDPRLPEGKLDVILLVDVYHEMSHPEQMLQAMRRALQPKGRLVLVEFRLEDPEVPIKVLHKMSKEQIKKELVPHGFRLVEEYDDLPWQHMMFFEPDAKEGTKNRDTSP from the coding sequence TTGAACCTTCATTTCGTTCAAGCAGCTTGGAATTCGGCAATTCGCTGCGCCTGCGCGGCAGTGCTGCTAGCGCTGGTTGCTACGAATGCAGCGCGTGCCCAGGACGCCGCCGTGGAGGAACTGCCGCCGGCGTTGACCCATTACCAGGGCCGGGAAATCGCGCAGACGATGCACTACCTCGGCGCCGATTGGCTAACTCGCGAATCCCGGCAGCGCGAAGAGGACTGCGACCGAATGTTGGCGGCGCTCAAGCTGCAGCCCGGACAAAACGTCTGCGATTTAGGCTGCGGCAATGGCTTCTACACGCTGCCCATGGCTGCGCTGGTCGGTGAAATGGGGCGCGTGTTCGCCGTCGATATTCAGCAAGAGATGCTGCACCTATTGGATGAGCGAGCCAAAGACGCCGGGCACGCGAACATCGAGCCGGTGCTCGGTTCGCCGATCGATCCGAGATTGCCCGAAGGAAAGCTCGACGTGATTCTGCTCGTCGACGTCTATCACGAGATGTCGCACCCCGAGCAGATGCTCCAGGCGATGCGCCGTGCGCTTCAACCCAAAGGCAGGTTGGTGCTCGTGGAATTCCGTTTGGAAGACCCCGAAGTGCCGATCAAGGTGCTGCACAAGATGAGCAAGGAACAGATCAAGAAAGAGCTCGTGCCACACGGTTTTCGGCTGGTCGAGGAATACGATGACCTGCCGTGGCAACACATGATGTTCTTCGAGCCGGACGCGAAGGAAGGCACGAAGAATCGCGACACCAGCCCGTAG
- a CDS encoding DUF202 domain-containing protein: MHDPRVYYAAERTFLAWIRTGLAMMGFGFVVARFGLLLRELANAEREVSSTGLSLWFGTALILGGVGVLASAVSLYCRDIGRIRRGEILPAKLNLLAVGLGVGLALLGLAMAAYLAWWMRG, from the coding sequence ATGCACGACCCTCGCGTCTACTACGCCGCGGAACGCACCTTCCTCGCCTGGATTCGCACCGGCCTGGCGATGATGGGCTTCGGCTTCGTCGTCGCTCGCTTCGGCTTGCTCCTGCGGGAACTGGCGAACGCCGAGCGAGAAGTCTCGTCGACGGGGCTCTCGCTCTGGTTCGGCACGGCGTTAATTCTCGGCGGCGTCGGCGTGCTGGCGTCCGCCGTCTCCCTGTATTGCCGCGACATCGGTCGCATTCGCCGCGGCGAGATCCTCCCGGCGAAGCTGAATCTGCTTGCTGTTGGACTGGGTGTCGGCCTGGCGCTGCTGGGACTGGCAATGGCCGCGTATTTGGCTTGGTGGATGCGGGGCTAG
- a CDS encoding aldose 1-epimerase family protein, which translates to MESIVLTDVCKCVHTPELRLGEAELPAKARGCRVVKHTMHGGLSDGVETVEIDNGRLSVVVLPTRGMGIWAMWLGDLRIGWHSPVRGPVHPKFVPLAEPSGVGWLDGFDELLCRCGLVSNGAPEFDERGQLRYGLHGRIANLPARKVELNIAEDTGEITLIGIVEETRFLFHQLRMKTTITLAPGENRMRVVDEVTNFSAQPGSMELLYHINIGRPLLEPGATFVAPVRDMSPRNARAAEGIGNWQRYGEPTPGFVEQVYLCELAAANDQRTSVLLKNATGTAGFGMRFRRDQLPCFTLWKNTGAESDGYVTGLEPGVNFPNPRSFEEKHGRVRKLAPGETARFALELAGYDTSDEVNAAEKAVRGVVADLNTTIHAVPDATWCA; encoded by the coding sequence ATGGAATCGATCGTCCTCACCGACGTTTGTAAGTGCGTGCATACGCCTGAGCTGCGGCTGGGCGAGGCAGAGTTGCCAGCCAAGGCGCGCGGGTGCCGCGTGGTGAAACACACCATGCATGGCGGGCTGAGCGATGGCGTTGAGACGGTCGAGATCGACAATGGCCGCCTGTCGGTGGTCGTGTTGCCCACGCGCGGCATGGGCATCTGGGCGATGTGGCTGGGCGATCTGCGGATCGGTTGGCATTCGCCGGTGCGCGGGCCGGTGCATCCGAAGTTCGTGCCGCTCGCGGAACCTTCGGGCGTGGGTTGGCTCGACGGCTTCGACGAATTGCTCTGCCGCTGCGGCCTGGTGAGCAACGGCGCGCCGGAGTTCGACGAGCGCGGGCAACTCCGGTACGGCCTTCACGGGCGAATCGCCAATCTGCCGGCGCGCAAGGTGGAGCTGAACATCGCCGAGGACACCGGCGAGATCACGCTGATCGGCATCGTCGAAGAGACGCGGTTTCTGTTCCATCAACTGCGGATGAAAACCACGATCACGCTGGCGCCCGGCGAGAATCGCATGCGCGTCGTCGATGAAGTGACCAACTTCTCCGCGCAGCCGGGAAGTATGGAACTGTTGTATCACATCAACATCGGCCGGCCGCTGCTGGAGCCCGGCGCCACGTTCGTTGCACCAGTTAGGGACATGTCTCCCCGCAACGCGCGAGCGGCGGAAGGGATCGGCAACTGGCAGCGCTACGGCGAACCGACGCCCGGTTTCGTCGAGCAGGTGTATCTCTGCGAGCTCGCCGCGGCCAATGACCAGCGGACCAGCGTGCTGCTCAAAAACGCGACTGGGACGGCGGGTTTCGGGATGCGCTTTCGACGCGATCAACTCCCCTGCTTCACGCTCTGGAAAAACACCGGCGCGGAGAGCGACGGCTATGTCACCGGGCTGGAACCGGGCGTGAATTTCCCGAACCCTCGGTCCTTCGAAGAAAAGCACGGCCGCGTGCGCAAGCTGGCGCCGGGCGAAACGGCGCGATTCGCGCTGGAACTGGCGGGCTACGATACGTCGGACGAGGTCAACGCGGCAGAAAAGGCGGTGCGTGGCGTTGTCGCCGACTTGAATACGACAATCCATGCAGTTCCGGATGCAACTTGGTGCGCATGA